One part of the Solanum dulcamara chromosome 8, daSolDulc1.2, whole genome shotgun sequence genome encodes these proteins:
- the LOC129901507 gene encoding F-box/kelch-repeat protein At3g24760: MEESICIQKPNSQNDQKFKNWNIFSSDLTEKILSYLPIRSIIIASSVCKIWNSIITSSSFTTKISATKKPWLFLCGQNSIFYNNNQPFAYDPDANEWISLPTSTLLSQDFFIGSNGFFFATTSENFSFRPIFNGIWVQTSPSRFSRCNPLVGVYNIDDGGLNPRFIVVGGVRFVGGLVDVEDRLAVEIYNPNLDSWELCPPLPTDFRSGNSSQWLCSALLREKFFYVFGIYSCFITCFNLDEHLWSEVQTLRPPGILFSFLVSCQDCLVLGGLCNSPNGPNFVLWKVDEKTMEFSELAIMPNELMYCLFDSDEDDKFASLKCVGLENLVYVYNEEHHKNYPACVCEFSNDFGKCSWRKLPNLPPHASKFHRVISFCSNVSLDNILVGARN; encoded by the coding sequence ATGGAAGAATCCATTTGTATTCAAAAACCcaattctcaaaatgaccaaaaattcaagaattggaATATTTTTTCTTCAGATCTTACAGAGAAAATCCTCTCTTACCTCCCAATTCGTTCTATAATTATTGCTTCCTCTGTATGCAAAATCTGGAATTCTATAatcacttcttcttctttcactaCCAAAATCTCTGCTACAAAAAAGCCATGGCTTTTTCTCTGTGGCCAAAACAGCATTTTTTACAACAATAACCAACCATTTGCTTATGACCCAGATGCCAATGAATGGATTTCACTTCCCACTTCAACCCTTTTGTCCCAAGATTTCTTTATTGGTTCAAATGGTTTTTTCTTTGCTACAACTTCTGAAAATTTCAGTTTTAGGCCAATTTTCAATGGAATTTGGGTCCAAACAAGCCCTTCGAGGTTCTCCAGGTGTAATCCTCTTGTGGGTGTTTACAATATTGATGATGGGGGGCTAAACCCAAGATTcattgttgttggtggtgttaGATTTGTTGGTGGATTAGTTGATGTTGAGGACCGTTTGGCTGTTGAGATTTATAATCCAAATCTTGATTCTTGGGAACTGTGCCCACCTTTGCCAACAGATTTTAGGTCAGGGAATTCATCACAGTGGTTATGTTCAGCTTTATTGAGAGAAAAATTCTTCTATGTTTTTGGGATATATTCTTGTTTTATTACATGTTTCAATCTGGATGAACATTTGTGGAGTGAGGTACAAACACTTAGACCACCTGGGATATTGTTTTCATTCTTGGTTTCTTGTCAAGATTGTTTAGTCTTAGGTGGATTATGCAATTCACCAAATGGACCAAATTTTGTTCTTTGGAAGGTTGATGAGAAAACAATGGAGTTTAGTGAACTTGCTATAATGCCTAATGAATTGATGTATTGTTTGTTTGATAGTGATGAGGATGACAAATTTGCTAGTTTAAAATGTGTTGGATTGGAGAATCTTGTTTATGTGTACAATGAAGAGCATCATAAGAATTACCCTGCTTGTGTTTGTGAATTTAGTAACGATTTTGGTAAGTGTAGTTGGAGGAAGTTGCCTAATTTGCCACCACATGCTAGTAAGTTTCATAGAGTGATTAGTTTTTGTTCAAATGTTTCCCTTGATAACATTCTTGTTGGTGCAAGAAATTGA
- the LOC129901324 gene encoding uncharacterized protein LOC129901324, with protein sequence MEYVLRALTTKEEVDSIIRDTIDKVLVLRLGRSSDPLCLQLDDILYKSVREVSKFATVALVDIDSEDVQVYVKYFDITLIPSTIFFFNAHHMKMDSGSADHTKWVGAFQRKQDFIDVVEAIFRGAMKGKLIVTCPLPPERIPKFQLLYKDV encoded by the exons ATGGAATACGTATTGAGGGCTCTGACGACGAAGGAAGAAGTAGATTCCATAATAAGGGACACAATTGACAAAGTTCTTGTCCTCCGTCTCGGCCGATCCTCTGATCCTCTTTGCCTCCAGCTCGACGACATC CTGTATAAATCTGTGAGAGAGGTGTCCAAGTTTGCGACTGTGGCTTTAGTGGATATTGATTCAGAGGACGTTCAAGTTTATgtcaaatattttgatataaccttAATACCATCGaccattttcttcttcaatgCTCATCATATGAAGATGGATTCTGG GAGTGCAGATCACACCAAGTGGGTTGGAGCATTTCAGAGAAAACAAGACTTCATTGATGTTGTAGAG GCAATATTTAGAGGGGCCATGAAAGGCAAGCTCATAGTGACTTGTCCCCTTCCTCCAGAGAGAATACCAAAGTTTCAGTTGCTATACAAAGATGTTTAG
- the LOC129900395 gene encoding vesicle-associated membrane protein 721 — translation MGQQSLIYSFVARGTVILAEYTEFTGNFTSIASQCLQKLPASNNKFTYNCDGHTFNYLVDDGFTYCVVAVESVGRQVPIAFLERVKDDFTKKYGGGKAATAVANSLNKEFGPKMKEQMQYCVDHPEEISKLAKVKAQVSEVKGVMMENIEKVLDRGEKIELLVDKTENLRSQAQDFKTQGTKVRRKMWLQNMKIKLIVLGIIIALILVIILSICHGFKCH, via the exons ATGGGACAACAATCGTTGATCTACAGCTTCGTTGCGCGAGGAACGGTGATTCTCGCCGAGTATACTGAGTTCACCGGAAATTTCACCAGTATTGCATCGCAGTGCCTCCAGAAACTCCCTGCTTCCAACAACAAGTTCACCTATAACTGTGATGGACATACTTTTAACTACCTCGTCGATGACGGCTTCA CATACTGTGTTGTAGCTGTGGAATCTGTTGGCAGACAGGTCCCAATTGCATTCCTGGAGAGAGTTAAGGATGATTTTACCAAGAAATATGGTGGAGGTAAAGCTGCTACAGCTGTTGCTAACAGCTTGAACAAGGAGTTTGG GCCCAAAATGAAGGAGCAGATGCAGTACTGTGTTGATCATCCAGAGGAAATCAGCAAGCTTGCAAAGGTGAAGGCTCAGGTTTCAGAAGTTAAAGGTGTGATGATGGAAAACATTGAGAAG GTCCTGGATCGTGGGGAGAAAATTGAACTTTTGGTGGATAAAACTGAGAATCTTCGCTCACAG GCACAAGATTTCAAGACACAAGGAACAAAAGTGAGGAGGAAGATGTGGTTGCAGAACATGAAGATAAAGCTTATAGTCCTGGGCATCATTATTGCCTTGATTCTGGTCATAATTCTTTCGATATGTCATGGCTTCAAATGTCATTAA
- the LOC129900451 gene encoding uncharacterized protein LOC129900451 — protein MQILQWLFKNANETNFKTNSSKKEVVTGEEVKSQEIVMFEISRKKRNRTEKSAKSSCKILNLFNKLRRKDISTNYFYSTIHLKRLGSKQGFVHCMKMKKQCLTRGLSFRRKADSATAKVLPVSDAVGTPASKNGHNFSADKKEKAIGDKIKTVSKMKELIRWTAAAKSQKGRKYFGRKVLHLHDRSYLKTVPDDDHDQLSYDSPKISYRWDADQSYSTISASSLTKNDQSINTSPLNSTVVYIDQCPAETRKGNWITTDSEFVVLELELEL, from the exons ATGCAG ATCCTTCAGTGGCTTTTCAAGAATGCAAATGAGACCAATTTTAAAACCAATTCTAGCAAGAAGGAAGTTGTTACCG GTGAGGAAGTGAAATCGCAAGAGATAGTGATGTTTGAGATTTCTCGGAAAAAGAGAAATCGAACTGAAAAATCAGCAAAATCAAGCTGCAAGATCCTCAATTTGTTCAACAAATTACGCAGAAAGGACATCTCGACAAATTATTTCTACAGCACGATTCATCTAAAGAGATTGGGAAGTAAACAGGGATTTGTACATTGCATGAAGATGAAAAAACAGTGTCTTACTCGTGGATTAAGCTTTCGTCGAAAAGCAGATTCTGCCACAGCCAAAGTTTTGCCAGTTAGTGATGCAGTAGGAACACCAGCATCAAAAAATGGTCATAATTTCAGTGCAGATAAGAAGGAAAAAGCTATTGGAGACAAAATCAAGACAGTTTCAAAGATGAAGGAACTAATAAGATGGACGGCTGCTGCTAAGTCACAAAAGGGACGAAAATACTTTGGTCGAAAG GTTCTGCACTTACACGATAGGTCGTACTTAAAGACAGTACCAGATGATGATCATGATCAGCTTAGCTATGACTCTCCCAAGATCAGCTACAGATGGGATGCTGATCAAAGTTACTCTACAATTTCAGCCAGTTCCTTGACAAAAAATGACCAATCTATCAACACTTCCCCTTTAAACTCAACTGTGGTCTATATAGATCAGTGTCCTGCAGAAACTAGAAAAGGGAATTGGATCACCACGGATTCTGAAT TTGTGGTACTAGAGCTAGAGCTAGAGCTATGA
- the LOC129901423 gene encoding uncharacterized protein LOC129901423, with the protein MDRYQKVEKPKPELPINENEIRITSQGLVRNYISYATSLLQERSGKEIVLKAMGQAISKTVAIAEIIKRRIPRLHQDAAISSVSITDVWEPIEEGLLPVEQTRHVSMVSITLSTTELNKDSPGYQAPSEIQQTNYYNNNNNNYAPRYNYQPRQQQPPPRQAQAVYNAGNEDSYGRGRGRGRGRGRGRGWNRGGYTNYQDGYDSYQENGGYSNWGRGGGRGGWAYRGSGYGRGRGGGGRGYGYGRGRGRMGNRPSGGSNNQA; encoded by the exons ATGGATAGGTACCAAAAAGTAGAGAAACCGAAACCCGAATTACCCATTAACGAGAATGAGATCCGAATCACTTCACAGGGACTTGTTAGAAACTACATCAGCTATGCTACTAGTCTTCTTCAG GAGAGGAGTGGGAAAGAGATCGTTTTGAAAGCAATGGGTCAGGCAATAAGCAAGACTGTAGCTATTGCAGAGATCATTAAG AGAAGAATTCCTCGTCTGCATCAAGATGCTGCTATCAGCTCAGTGAGCATCACAGATGTATGGGAGCCTATTGAAGAGGGCCTTTTGCC CGTGGAGCAGACTCGGCATGTCTCGATGGTTTCAATCACTTTGTCAACAACGGAACTGAACAAGGACTCTCCAGG GTATCAAGCACCTTCTGAGATTCAGCAGACTAattactacaacaacaataacaacaactacGCCCCACGTTATAATTACCAGCCTCGACAGCAGCAACCACCACCTAGGCAAGCACAAGCAGTTTACAATGCTGGTAATGAAG ATTCATATGGGCGAGGCCGAGGCCGAGGCCGTGGTAGAGGGAGGGGACGTGGTTGGAACAGAGGTGGATATACAAATTACCAAGATGGATATGATAGCTATCAAG AAAATGGTGGGTACTCAAACTGGGGACGAGGTGGAGGCCGTGGTGGCTGGGCATATCGTG GCTCTGGATATGGAAGAGGCAGGGGTGGAGGGGGCAGAGGTTATGGTTATGGTCGTGGTCGTGGACGGATGGGCAACCGTCCAAGTGGTGGCAGCAACAACCAGGCATAA